A window of Fictibacillus halophilus contains these coding sequences:
- a CDS encoding DHH family phosphoesterase — MIHLFSHNDLDGKSCGYLAQLAFGDNCKISYCSHGTINDRVEMLLDNPKERKTEIIITDIAVNEELMMRLDERSNAGGKVKLIDHHATALHFNGFDWGHVQVRYDDERLTCATSLFYEYLIENGKLKPTGALDEYVELVRLYDTWEWFDQKVEAKRLNDLFFILPPDKFEDQIMERLKGDSFQFSETETTILDLEEENIADYIKKKQRQMVEIWDTWSLGEGSEEKTYKIGILHAERYHSELGNEINRENPHLDLIVILNIANKRIGLRTIHDEVDCSIYAKQYGGGGHPKASGGNMTSEAFEKFVVAAFHEQPRRIDAPKNEHNVKENPDGSLYVNNHREVSKIYSEDNQTWLISHKTHPVDETFESYQEAENYVKRHFEGWLMRDDEAHNSN; from the coding sequence ATGATTCATTTATTTTCACACAATGATTTAGACGGAAAATCGTGCGGTTATTTAGCACAACTAGCATTTGGAGACAACTGTAAAATTTCGTATTGTTCACACGGAACGATTAACGACCGTGTAGAGATGCTGCTCGATAATCCAAAAGAAAGAAAAACAGAAATTATTATTACAGATATTGCGGTTAACGAAGAATTAATGATGAGACTTGATGAACGCTCGAATGCAGGAGGAAAAGTGAAGCTGATCGATCACCATGCAACAGCGCTTCATTTTAATGGGTTTGATTGGGGGCATGTTCAAGTTCGTTATGATGATGAACGTTTAACATGTGCCACTTCCCTTTTCTACGAATATTTGATTGAGAATGGCAAGCTTAAGCCAACAGGTGCACTCGATGAGTACGTAGAGCTTGTACGTTTATATGATACGTGGGAATGGTTTGACCAAAAAGTCGAAGCTAAGCGTCTCAACGACTTATTCTTCATCCTTCCTCCTGATAAATTTGAGGATCAGATCATGGAACGCTTAAAAGGTGATTCATTTCAGTTCTCAGAAACAGAAACGACGATTCTTGATCTGGAAGAAGAAAACATTGCAGATTATATTAAAAAGAAACAGCGTCAGATGGTTGAAATCTGGGACACTTGGTCTTTAGGTGAAGGATCAGAAGAAAAAACCTACAAGATTGGTATCCTTCACGCCGAACGCTATCATTCAGAACTTGGAAACGAGATCAATCGGGAGAATCCTCACTTAGACTTGATTGTGATCTTGAACATTGCCAACAAGCGTATTGGACTACGCACCATTCATGATGAAGTGGATTGCTCGATCTACGCGAAGCAGTACGGAGGCGGTGGACATCCTAAAGCTTCAGGTGGAAACATGACTTCTGAAGCGTTTGAAAAGTTTGTTGTTGCTGCCTTCCATGAACAGCCTCGACGAATCGATGCACCGAAGAACGAACACAACGTGAAGGAAAATCCTGATGGCAGCTTGTATGTGAACAACCATCGTGAAGTTTCTAAGATCTATTCGGAAGATAACCAAACATGGCTGATCTCACATAAGACACATCCGGTTGATGAAACATTTGAAAGCTATCAAGAAGCTGAAAATTACGTCAAGCGCCACTTTGAAGGCTGGCTAATGCGTGATGATGAAGCACATAACAGCAACTAA
- a CDS encoding MFS transporter has protein sequence MKEFLKVFQNKNFRKLFFAGFTSMMGSIIGVTAFMFYLLDKFGEQPFYATLAELMYSLPTLAVFFIVGVLADRMDRQKIALYCDWICAGLCLLLMGAIWLDWMPLIFAILFLRSAVGKFFHPADQAMVQGVLSKEDYAIAAGLNQMVGSLFMLFGNMIAIFIYWSVGIQGAIAFDLVTYVISALLIMSMRVNEEVRLPNGLHKFKDIRVKMVWKDFTAGFVYIKQSKLLLSLIFGFFLFGIVNGGLSVLPAFIMKYKLVPDNYEQMMMWMGVVFGVSILTGSVLSSMLAKKIRLSYAIVLGLFVSGLSLGLCAIAPNVFFFFIFTGLAGISIPLINIGIGGWLPKIVDPKMMGRVQGWITPINMLSHTMTLGLIAVFFPKFLTVEMLFWVVGGCLILVGVFYMFTLPKYDTEDDENKKELQLEKIPV, from the coding sequence GTGAAGGAATTTCTGAAAGTGTTTCAGAATAAAAACTTCAGAAAGCTGTTTTTTGCTGGTTTTACTTCAATGATGGGAAGTATCATAGGAGTTACAGCTTTTATGTTTTATTTGTTGGATAAGTTCGGTGAACAGCCGTTTTATGCAACACTTGCCGAATTGATGTATTCTTTACCAACACTAGCTGTTTTCTTTATCGTAGGAGTGTTAGCAGATCGTATGGACCGTCAAAAGATCGCACTCTATTGTGATTGGATTTGTGCAGGGCTGTGCCTTCTATTAATGGGTGCTATATGGCTTGATTGGATGCCGTTGATTTTTGCTATCTTATTCTTAAGAAGTGCTGTTGGTAAATTTTTTCATCCAGCCGACCAAGCGATGGTACAAGGCGTACTTTCAAAAGAGGATTATGCAATTGCAGCTGGATTAAATCAAATGGTAGGCAGTTTATTTATGCTTTTTGGAAATATGATTGCCATTTTTATTTATTGGAGTGTAGGCATACAAGGAGCAATTGCGTTTGATCTTGTTACATATGTTATATCAGCATTGTTAATTATGAGTATGAGAGTAAATGAAGAAGTTCGTCTACCGAACGGACTACACAAGTTCAAGGATATTCGTGTAAAGATGGTATGGAAGGATTTCACTGCGGGGTTTGTCTATATTAAGCAGTCAAAGCTTCTCCTCTCTCTAATTTTCGGGTTTTTCTTGTTTGGGATAGTAAATGGAGGATTGTCTGTTTTGCCGGCTTTTATCATGAAATATAAACTCGTTCCAGATAATTATGAGCAAATGATGATGTGGATGGGTGTTGTGTTTGGTGTATCCATACTTACAGGGAGTGTGTTAAGTTCGATGCTTGCTAAAAAGATTAGACTCTCGTATGCCATTGTTCTTGGTCTATTCGTTAGTGGGTTGTCACTTGGTTTATGCGCCATCGCGCCAAATGTTTTCTTCTTCTTTATTTTTACGGGATTGGCTGGGATTAGCATTCCTTTAATCAATATCGGAATCGGTGGCTGGTTACCTAAGATTGTAGATCCTAAAATGATGGGGCGTGTTCAAGGATGGATCACGCCAATCAATATGTTATCTCATACCATGACCCTCGGTTTAATCGCGGTATTTTTCCCGAAGTTTTTAACTGTTGAAATGCTGTTCTGGGTTGTTGGAGGATGTCTGATACTTGTTGGAGTTTTTTATATGTTCACCTTGCCAAAGTATGATACGGAAGATGATGAAAACAAAAAAGAGTTACAATTAGAAAAAATACCAGTCTAA
- a CDS encoding HPr family phosphocarrier protein: protein MGAESVVLLPRRLSIGQINEFVNAAGSFESEILFYYQGIQINAKGLLSVNLFFLSHYSRNQDEPITLRVEGCDSQDAIKNLSHMLSGFIE, encoded by the coding sequence ATGGGAGCAGAGTCAGTTGTTTTATTGCCAAGACGGTTATCGATCGGACAGATCAATGAATTTGTCAATGCTGCTGGTTCTTTCGAGAGTGAGATCCTTTTCTATTACCAAGGAATACAAATTAATGCGAAAGGCTTGCTATCGGTCAATCTATTCTTTTTGTCACATTATTCAAGGAATCAAGATGAACCTATCACACTTAGAGTTGAAGGCTGCGATTCACAAGATGCCATAAAAAATTTATCACATATGTTATCGGGTTTTATTGAGTAG
- the kdpF gene encoding K(+)-transporting ATPase subunit F yields the protein MIATGGVFLYLVYALINPEKF from the coding sequence ATGATTGCAACTGGTGGCGTTTTTCTATATTTGGTTTATGCACTAATTAACCCTGAAAAGTTTTAA
- the kdpA gene encoding potassium-transporting ATPase subunit KdpA: protein MGVLQIAIVIVLLLLIVKPLGSYIYHVFSNKANKTDKIFGPIEKMIYSISGIKERPGMTWKKYTVSLLLTNIVLVAVGYVILRLQKLLPFNPSNIDNMEQTLSFNTIVSFMTNTNLQHYSGETGLSYFSQMSVIMMMMFTSAVTGIIVAIAFIRGITSKGSTIGNFFEDFVKGHTRLLIPMAVVVTLVLVGLKVPQTLDGTIQVTTLEGEKQEIATGPVASLVSIKHLGTNGGGFFGVNSAHPFENPSPLTNVIEILSMWCIPAALTYTYGRFARNQKQGWVIFSAMAILFTAFLSLIYISESNGNPALNAMGLSSEQGSMEGKEVRFGIAQSALFSTVTTAATTGTVNNMHDTLTPLGGITPLSLMMLNTVFGGDGVGLVNMLMYAIIGVFICGLMVGRTPEFLGRKIEPKEMKLITIALLAHPLIILGPTALAFMTELGKGAISNPGFHGISQVLYEYTSSAANNGSGFEGLGDNTPFWNISTGLVMLFGRYVSIIALLAVAGSLVKKQPVPETIGTFRTDNMLFVGILVGAVLIIGALTFLPVMALGPIAEYLSIR from the coding sequence ATGGGAGTTTTACAAATTGCAATCGTGATCGTTTTATTGCTTCTGATCGTTAAACCGTTAGGAAGCTATATCTATCACGTGTTTTCAAACAAGGCTAATAAAACAGATAAAATTTTTGGTCCGATTGAGAAAATGATTTATTCCATATCCGGAATCAAAGAAAGACCGGGTATGACATGGAAAAAATATACGGTGTCATTATTACTTACGAATATCGTCTTGGTTGCAGTCGGATATGTCATCTTACGTCTGCAAAAACTGCTTCCGTTCAATCCGAGCAATATAGACAATATGGAACAAACCTTATCTTTTAACACGATTGTCAGTTTTATGACGAATACAAACCTGCAGCATTACAGTGGAGAAACTGGACTTTCTTATTTTTCTCAAATGTCGGTCATCATGATGATGATGTTTACATCTGCTGTAACAGGAATCATTGTTGCTATTGCATTTATACGTGGTATTACAAGCAAAGGGTCAACCATTGGCAATTTCTTTGAAGACTTTGTAAAAGGACATACACGTTTACTTATCCCAATGGCCGTTGTGGTTACATTGGTTCTGGTTGGATTAAAGGTTCCTCAGACGTTAGATGGTACGATCCAAGTTACAACGCTTGAAGGAGAAAAACAAGAAATCGCTACGGGTCCAGTAGCTTCGCTTGTTTCTATCAAACACTTAGGTACAAACGGTGGAGGATTCTTTGGAGTAAACTCTGCACATCCTTTCGAAAATCCATCTCCTTTAACGAACGTGATCGAGATTTTATCGATGTGGTGTATCCCTGCTGCATTAACTTACACCTATGGCCGTTTTGCTAGAAACCAAAAACAAGGCTGGGTCATTTTCAGTGCGATGGCTATTTTATTTACCGCATTTTTATCATTAATTTATATCTCTGAAAGCAACGGAAATCCAGCATTGAATGCAATGGGGCTTAGTTCTGAACAGGGAAGTATGGAAGGTAAAGAGGTTCGTTTTGGAATTGCTCAGTCCGCATTGTTTAGTACAGTAACGACTGCGGCCACAACAGGAACTGTTAACAACATGCATGATACGTTAACACCGCTTGGTGGTATTACACCATTATCTCTCATGATGTTAAACACAGTGTTTGGCGGAGATGGAGTTGGTTTAGTGAACATGCTGATGTATGCCATTATTGGTGTATTTATCTGCGGTCTTATGGTTGGTCGTACACCGGAATTCTTAGGAAGAAAAATTGAACCAAAAGAGATGAAACTAATAACGATCGCATTGCTTGCACATCCTTTAATCATTCTTGGCCCGACGGCACTGGCATTTATGACGGAACTTGGGAAAGGCGCGATCAGCAATCCGGGATTCCATGGTATCTCACAGGTTCTTTATGAGTATACGTCTTCTGCAGCAAATAACGGTTCAGGCTTTGAGGGGCTTGGGGATAATACTCCGTTCTGGAATATCTCAACTGGACTGGTCATGCTGTTTGGCAGATACGTCTCCATCATAGCCTTGCTCGCTGTTGCCGGTTCACTTGTAAAGAAACAACCTGTTCCTGAAACGATTGGTACGTTTAGAACAGATAATATGCTTTTCGTCGGTATTCTTGTTGGGGCAGTGCTTATTATTGGTGCATTAACTTTCTTACCAGTAATGGCGCTTGGACCAATCGCAGAATACTTGTCGATCCGTTAA
- the kdpB gene encoding potassium-transporting ATPase subunit KdpB — protein sequence MNQTKQSMSSGLISRAMIESIVKLNPITMMKNPVMFVVEIGTFLVLLMMIMPKQFDAEGRFGYNLSVFLILLFTILFANFAEALAEGRGKAQADSLKKTKKGTIAKKIAKSGAVKEVSSEDLRKGDIVLVETGDMIPGDGEIIEGLASIDESAITGESAPVIKEAGGDFSSVTGGTKVVSDYIKVRITADPGESFLDKMIALVEGAKRQKTPNEIALNILLVTLTVIFLLVVVTIVPIASYVGINLEVSTLIALLVCLIPTTIGALLSAIGIAGMDRVTRFNVLAMSGKAVEAAGDINTIILDKTGTITFGNRLAAEFIPVGWSAKKELTEMAVVTSLYDETPEGRSVVELAKNQGVSWNTSAYEGAEIVPFTAEERMSGIDLNGSHYRKGAVDSIIKYVQKQGGEIPDDLKKKSDEIAKKGGTPLAVCLNDRIFGLIYLKDTVKPGMRERFDELRKMGIKTIMCTGDNPLTAATIAKEAGVDDFIAESKPEDKIRVIREEQQKGKLVAMTGDGTNDAPALAQADVGLAMNSGTIAAKEAANMVDLDSDPTKIIEVVAIGKQLLMTRGSLTTFSIANDIAKYFAIIPAMFTAAIPEMEALNIMGLHSPTSAIISALIFNAIIIPLLIPLAMKGVKYVPMSANKLLYKNIVIYGVGGIVVPFIGIKLIDMIVNVFM from the coding sequence ATGAATCAAACAAAACAGAGTATGAGTTCTGGCCTCATCAGCCGAGCTATGATAGAAAGTATTGTCAAATTAAATCCTATCACCATGATGAAAAATCCTGTCATGTTTGTAGTAGAGATCGGAACGTTTCTTGTTCTGCTCATGATGATTATGCCAAAGCAGTTTGATGCAGAAGGCAGATTTGGTTATAACTTGTCCGTATTCCTAATTCTTCTGTTTACGATCCTATTTGCAAACTTTGCAGAAGCCTTAGCTGAAGGTAGAGGTAAAGCGCAAGCGGACAGTTTAAAGAAAACAAAAAAAGGAACAATTGCAAAAAAAATAGCGAAATCAGGTGCGGTTAAGGAAGTATCTTCAGAAGATCTTCGCAAAGGAGACATCGTTTTAGTAGAGACAGGGGATATGATTCCTGGTGACGGTGAAATAATTGAAGGTCTTGCTTCCATTGATGAATCGGCAATAACGGGAGAATCAGCACCTGTTATTAAAGAGGCAGGAGGAGATTTTAGTTCTGTCACAGGTGGTACGAAAGTGGTTAGTGATTATATTAAAGTTAGAATTACAGCAGATCCAGGAGAGTCATTCCTAGATAAAATGATTGCTTTAGTTGAAGGAGCAAAACGTCAAAAAACACCGAACGAAATTGCTCTTAATATTTTGCTCGTCACGCTAACAGTCATTTTCTTGTTAGTAGTCGTTACCATTGTTCCTATTGCTAGTTATGTAGGAATCAACTTGGAAGTATCTACTTTGATCGCATTGCTTGTTTGTTTGATTCCGACGACGATCGGAGCGCTGTTGTCGGCGATCGGAATCGCTGGTATGGACCGAGTGACACGATTTAACGTACTAGCGATGTCAGGGAAAGCGGTGGAAGCTGCAGGTGATATTAATACAATAATTTTAGATAAAACAGGAACAATTACATTTGGTAACCGTTTAGCTGCAGAGTTTATACCTGTTGGATGGTCTGCAAAAAAAGAGTTAACTGAAATGGCAGTGGTGACTTCATTATATGATGAAACACCTGAAGGAAGGTCGGTAGTAGAACTAGCTAAAAACCAAGGTGTATCTTGGAATACTTCTGCTTACGAAGGGGCAGAAATCGTACCATTCACAGCAGAAGAACGCATGAGCGGTATTGACTTGAACGGCTCTCATTATCGAAAGGGTGCTGTTGACTCAATCATTAAATATGTACAGAAGCAAGGCGGAGAGATTCCAGACGATTTGAAAAAGAAAAGTGATGAAATTGCCAAAAAAGGTGGAACGCCACTCGCTGTCTGTTTGAACGATAGAATTTTTGGATTGATCTACTTAAAAGATACAGTTAAGCCGGGAATGCGTGAGCGATTTGATGAACTACGAAAAATGGGAATTAAAACAATCATGTGTACAGGTGATAACCCATTAACGGCTGCAACCATTGCGAAAGAAGCAGGGGTTGATGACTTTATTGCCGAATCAAAGCCAGAAGATAAGATACGTGTTATTCGTGAAGAACAGCAAAAAGGAAAACTTGTTGCAATGACAGGGGATGGAACGAACGATGCACCTGCCTTGGCTCAAGCAGATGTAGGTCTTGCCATGAACTCCGGAACAATCGCTGCTAAAGAAGCAGCTAACATGGTTGACCTAGATTCAGATCCAACGAAGATTATTGAAGTCGTAGCGATTGGTAAACAGCTGCTAATGACACGGGGTTCTCTAACGACTTTTAGTATCGCAAATGATATTGCAAAGTATTTCGCCATTATACCTGCGATGTTTACAGCAGCTATACCTGAAATGGAAGCTCTTAATATTATGGGATTGCATTCTCCAACGAGTGCTATCATATCAGCGCTAATCTTTAATGCAATCATTATCCCACTCTTGATTCCATTAGCGATGAAGGGTGTGAAATATGTGCCGATGAGCGCAAATAAATTGTTGTATAAGAATATTGTGATCTATGGTGTGGGAGGAATAGTTGTTCCGTTTATCGGAATTAAACTGATCGACATGATTGTAAATGTATTCATGTAA
- the kdpC gene encoding potassium-transporting ATPase subunit KdpC: MFKIVRLSLLLIVLCGIVYPVAMTGLAQTIFPSQADGSLVKNSGGKVVGSELIGQNFKSPQYFQGRVSSIENNGAATGSNNYAPSNEDMLKRTEDSIKALQKENPELDKKDIPLDLITNSGSGLDPHISIKAAEFQADRVSKETGIEKAELRAMIKDSTSNRSLGVFGEPHVNVLELNMKVQDVME, translated from the coding sequence ATGTTTAAAATAGTCAGACTGTCACTATTGTTGATTGTATTATGTGGAATCGTCTACCCTGTTGCTATGACAGGACTTGCACAGACGATTTTTCCATCACAAGCTGATGGAAGTTTAGTGAAAAATAGCGGTGGAAAGGTAGTTGGTTCAGAATTAATTGGTCAGAACTTTAAGAGCCCACAATATTTCCAAGGACGTGTATCTTCTATAGAGAATAATGGAGCGGCAACAGGATCTAATAACTATGCTCCTTCTAATGAAGATATGTTGAAGCGAACAGAGGATTCTATTAAAGCTTTGCAAAAGGAAAATCCTGAACTTGATAAAAAAGATATACCATTGGATTTAATCACGAATTCTGGATCAGGTCTTGATCCGCACATTTCTATAAAGGCGGCCGAATTTCAAGCAGATCGTGTTAGTAAGGAAACTGGTATCGAAAAAGCTGAATTGCGAGCTATGATTAAAGATTCTACTTCAAATAGAAGTCTAGGAGTCTTTGGAGAACCGCATGTGAATGTGCTGGAATTAAATATGAAAGTTCAAGATGTAATGGAATAG
- the kdpDN gene encoding KdpD-like non-kinase potassium sensor (KdpDN resembles contains the N-terminal sensor region of KdpD but lacks the C-terminal histidine kinase region.), with protein MFPEYRRKTPEEILQEIEQLKRGKLKVYIGSAPGVGKSYRLLQEAHELKAEGIDVVIGLIETHNRKETADLIRDLEILPKKKVSYKGKLLEEMDTQAIIKRAPDVVIVDELAHTNVPTSKYEKRYMDVEEILQVGINVISAVNIQHMESLHDIVEQITGIKVRERIPDHVLHQMATEVILVDVTPEILRKRLSEGKIYDKSKIEQALTNFFTDSNLGALRELSLREVADDIDERIGKERIQNGLYKATGVHEKIMVCVQYGGNAEKLIRRGWRIASRLKTDLLILHVTHEASMNRTLKDRKKIQNWKKLAAQFNAKFIVEQTGKRTISETIRDIAVEHGITQIILGQSARSRWEEITKGSIVNNIMRIASGIDIHIVADQKET; from the coding sequence TTGTTTCCAGAGTATAGACGAAAAACACCTGAAGAAATTTTGCAAGAAATTGAACAATTGAAAAGAGGCAAGTTAAAAGTTTACATCGGATCTGCTCCTGGAGTAGGGAAATCGTATCGGTTGCTTCAAGAAGCGCATGAGCTGAAGGCGGAAGGTATCGATGTCGTTATTGGGTTAATCGAAACGCATAATCGAAAAGAAACAGCGGATCTTATTCGTGACTTAGAGATTCTCCCAAAGAAGAAGGTATCTTATAAAGGAAAATTGTTAGAGGAAATGGATACCCAAGCAATCATAAAAAGGGCACCAGATGTGGTGATTGTAGATGAATTAGCACATACAAATGTTCCAACTTCAAAATATGAAAAAAGATATATGGATGTTGAAGAGATTCTGCAAGTAGGAATTAACGTAATTTCCGCTGTGAATATTCAACACATGGAGAGTCTGCATGATATTGTTGAACAGATTACAGGGATAAAAGTAAGGGAGCGTATTCCTGATCATGTATTACATCAGATGGCCACTGAAGTAATACTAGTAGACGTTACTCCAGAAATTTTAAGAAAGCGATTATCTGAAGGGAAAATATATGACAAGAGTAAAATAGAGCAGGCGCTTACAAACTTCTTTACAGACAGCAATCTTGGGGCGTTAAGAGAATTATCTTTACGAGAAGTTGCTGATGATATTGATGAACGAATAGGAAAAGAAAGAATACAGAACGGACTCTATAAAGCTACAGGCGTGCATGAAAAAATAATGGTATGTGTTCAATATGGTGGTAACGCTGAAAAGTTAATACGAAGAGGTTGGAGGATCGCGAGCAGGCTAAAGACTGATTTGTTAATTCTTCATGTCACACATGAAGCGTCCATGAATCGGACACTAAAAGATCGGAAAAAAATTCAAAATTGGAAGAAACTCGCTGCTCAATTTAACGCCAAGTTTATCGTAGAACAAACTGGAAAAAGAACGATTTCAGAAACGATCAGAGATATCGCAGTCGAACATGGAATAACGCAAATCATATTAGGGCAATCTGCGAGAAGCAGGTGGGAAGAGATTACAAAAGGATCAATTGTAAATAATATTATGAGAATTGCATCGGGTATTGATATTCATATTGTTGCAGATCAAAAAGAAACATAG
- a CDS encoding CBS domain-containing protein, translating to MNIAFFLLPKSEVVCLKAESTVRQTLEKMEHHRYTAVPVIDESGRYIKTITEGDLLWKIKNTEGLSFQTSNHHYIKDIQVNRDYQPVHIDAEMEDLMSLVAVQNFVPVVDDNEVFIGIIRRMDIIQYLSKK from the coding sequence ATGAATATAGCATTTTTTCTTTTACCGAAAAGTGAGGTTGTGTGTTTAAAGGCTGAATCAACAGTGAGGCAGACTCTGGAGAAGATGGAGCACCACCGATATACGGCAGTCCCTGTTATAGATGAAAGTGGCAGGTATATAAAAACAATAACGGAAGGCGATCTGTTATGGAAGATAAAGAACACAGAAGGTCTTTCTTTTCAAACAAGCAATCACCATTATATTAAAGATATTCAGGTAAATAGAGACTATCAGCCTGTTCACATAGATGCTGAGATGGAAGACTTAATGTCGCTTGTAGCCGTTCAAAACTTTGTGCCGGTGGTTGATGACAACGAAGTATTTATTGGCATTATACGCAGAATGGACATTATACAATATTTAAGCAAGAAATAA
- the corA gene encoding magnesium/cobalt transporter CorA has product MIRILAVDDQNKLLQNPSIEELKTTNIKWYWIDISKPTVSESAILTDYFDFHPLAVEDCLYYLQRPKLEYYEDHSFFVVHALDPKNLETHEVDMFWGENFVVSFHLVDIPEINQLWDTMQRVKTISKIGPAEIFHKILDKIVDTYFPITQQIEDQILSIESNFNVSDQTVIQETFTVRSELIKLRKTIIPMRELLYRITESKRLPITNKKMVYFHDVHDHLIKLSHMVESSREITSEIRDNYISLNSFRMNRIMKTLTVITTIFMPLTFIAGVYGMNFENMPELNWQYGYFTILGVMLSIGVFMILWFIRKGWFKDN; this is encoded by the coding sequence ATGATACGAATACTTGCTGTAGACGATCAAAATAAATTATTGCAGAATCCTTCTATAGAAGAATTAAAAACTACTAACATCAAATGGTATTGGATAGACATTAGTAAGCCTACTGTGTCTGAAAGTGCAATCCTTACTGATTATTTTGATTTCCACCCGCTTGCTGTAGAAGATTGTCTCTATTACCTGCAACGTCCAAAGTTGGAATACTATGAAGACCATAGCTTTTTTGTGGTTCATGCATTGGACCCGAAGAATCTCGAAACTCATGAAGTAGATATGTTTTGGGGAGAAAACTTTGTAGTGTCATTTCATTTAGTAGATATTCCTGAAATTAATCAATTATGGGACACGATGCAACGAGTAAAAACCATTTCAAAGATTGGTCCAGCTGAGATATTTCATAAAATTTTGGATAAGATCGTAGATACATATTTTCCAATAACTCAGCAAATTGAAGACCAAATTCTCTCAATTGAAAGTAACTTTAATGTATCTGATCAAACCGTAATTCAAGAAACATTTACCGTTCGAAGTGAGTTAATTAAACTTAGAAAAACCATTATTCCAATGCGTGAATTGCTGTATCGTATTACTGAATCAAAAAGGCTTCCAATCACAAATAAGAAGATGGTCTATTTTCATGATGTACATGATCATCTGATTAAACTGAGTCATATGGTGGAATCTAGCCGTGAAATCACCTCTGAAATCAGAGATAACTATATTTCACTTAATTCTTTTCGTATGAACAGAATCATGAAAACATTAACCGTGATTACAACCATTTTCATGCCTTTAACATTCATTGCTGGGGTCTACGGTATGAATTTTGAAAACATGCCTGAACTGAATTGGCAATATGGATACTTTACGATCCTTGGCGTTATGCTTTCGATCGGCGTTTTCATGATTCTCTGGTTTATTCGCAAAGGCTGGTTTAAAGACAATTAA